A region from the Candidatus Polarisedimenticolaceae bacterium genome encodes:
- a CDS encoding energy transducer TonB has protein sequence MRGTTWIVGLLVTTCAAACEPCDRARALIAAGQPAQADDLLREAIREDKKNPALHGWRIVALASQDRGRDAVGAFKSFLKLGPSPELWSTVRAALPVPRPMPGVDVLARCEEDVTPPVLLESAAPAYPEAGRLAGLEKDILVLATVGPKGTVIYWDWDRVGDWGQAHYAGFGSAAMEAVIKWRFFPALRDGVPVPCDFQADMTFRLIKGL, from the coding sequence GTGCGCGGAACTACGTGGATCGTCGGACTCCTCGTGACGACCTGCGCGGCGGCGTGCGAGCCCTGCGACCGCGCCCGCGCGTTGATCGCCGCGGGACAGCCGGCGCAGGCGGATGACCTGCTTCGAGAGGCGATCCGCGAGGACAAGAAGAACCCCGCGCTGCACGGTTGGCGGATCGTCGCCCTCGCGTCGCAAGACCGGGGACGGGACGCCGTCGGCGCGTTCAAGAGCTTCCTCAAGCTCGGCCCCTCGCCCGAACTGTGGTCGACGGTCAGGGCGGCGCTCCCGGTCCCGCGACCGATGCCCGGGGTGGACGTCCTGGCGCGCTGCGAGGAAGACGTGACGCCGCCGGTCCTCCTCGAGAGCGCGGCTCCGGCTTACCCGGAGGCGGGCCGGCTCGCCGGGCTCGAGAAGGACATCCTCGTGCTCGCCACCGTCGGGCCGAAGGGCACGGTGATCTACTGGGACTGGGATCGGGTCGGGGACTGGGGGCAGGCGCACTACGCCGGCTTCGGCAGCGCCGCGATGGAGGCGGTGATCAAGTGGCGGTTCTTCCCCGCGCTGCGCGACGGCGTCCCGGTCCCCTGCGACTTCCAGGCGGACATGACCTTCCGCCTGATCAAGGGGCTCTGA
- a CDS encoding SGNH/GDSL hydrolase family protein, producing the protein MRAAVAVPPVKRALAAALLVAGSLVVALLLGEIGLRVAGIAYPSFERVDDDRGAALRPGASGRYTREGDAWVEIHADGRRDRPVARVKPEGVFRLAVLGDSYAEAREVDLDATFWAVAGRELERCLGRKVEVLNFGASGYGTAQELQTLRTRVWEWSPDAVLVLFLPYNDLRNNLRALERDPLKPYFVQRDGDLVLDDAFRREPAFLKRKSALWRLGYALIDHSRVLQLLNEAKNARRAGAIASSQGGEAGLDDAPFLPNPPAPWDEAWAVTEAMLAAMHRESRDRGAAFWVATATVGAQVDPDPAKREATARRIGVPDLLEADRRVARLGEREGFPVVPLGGIFQENATRRGTFLHGFPNTSPGAGHWNEAGHRLAGETIGGRGCAELRGSSDSS; encoded by the coding sequence GTGCGCGCAGCCGTCGCGGTTCCTCCCGTGAAGCGCGCGCTCGCGGCCGCCCTGCTCGTCGCGGGATCGCTCGTCGTCGCGCTCCTGCTGGGGGAGATCGGCCTCCGGGTCGCCGGGATCGCCTACCCGAGCTTCGAGCGGGTCGACGACGACCGGGGCGCGGCGCTGCGGCCGGGAGCGTCGGGGCGGTACACCAGGGAGGGCGACGCGTGGGTCGAGATCCACGCCGACGGCCGCCGCGACCGCCCGGTCGCGCGCGTGAAGCCCGAAGGGGTCTTCCGCCTCGCCGTGCTCGGCGACTCCTACGCGGAGGCCCGCGAGGTCGATCTCGACGCGACCTTCTGGGCGGTCGCCGGGCGCGAGCTCGAGCGATGCCTCGGGAGGAAGGTCGAGGTCCTCAACTTCGGCGCCAGCGGGTACGGGACCGCGCAGGAGCTGCAGACGCTGCGCACGCGGGTGTGGGAATGGTCGCCGGACGCGGTCCTCGTGCTGTTCCTTCCCTACAACGACCTGCGCAACAACCTGCGCGCCCTCGAGCGCGACCCGCTCAAGCCCTACTTCGTCCAGCGCGACGGGGATCTCGTCCTCGACGACGCCTTCCGCAGGGAGCCTGCGTTCCTGAAGCGCAAGTCCGCCCTGTGGCGTCTCGGCTACGCGCTCATCGACCACTCGCGCGTCCTGCAGCTGCTCAACGAGGCGAAGAACGCGCGCCGCGCCGGGGCGATCGCCTCGTCGCAGGGGGGGGAGGCGGGGCTCGACGACGCGCCGTTCCTTCCGAACCCACCGGCGCCGTGGGACGAGGCGTGGGCGGTCACCGAGGCGATGCTCGCCGCGATGCACCGTGAGTCCCGCGATCGCGGAGCTGCGTTCTGGGTCGCGACCGCGACGGTCGGGGCGCAGGTCGATCCCGATCCGGCGAAACGCGAAGCGACGGCGAGGCGGATCGGCGTTCCCGATCTCCTCGAGGCGGATCGCCGGGTCGCGAGGCTCGGGGAGCGCGAGGGGTTCCCGGTCGTTCCGCTCGGCGGTATCTTCCAGGAGAACGCGACGCGGAGGGGGACTTTCCTGCACGGCTTCCCGAACACCTCGCCCGGGGCCGGCCACTGGAACGAGGCCGGGCACCGGCTCGCGGGGGAGACGATCGGAGGACGAGGGTGCGCGGAACTACGTGGATCGTCGGACTCCTCGTGA
- the gap gene encoding type I glyceraldehyde-3-phosphate dehydrogenase, producing MAKVPKVAINGFGRIGRSVFRLLSSRDDVQVVAINDITPPEQLAYLTRFDTVFGKFPGTVTIADGKMHAGRQTVTMIQQKDPAKLPWGEMGIDIVVEATGKFRSKEECALHLQAGAGRVILTVPAKDEVDATIVFGVNDDSLRPEHRIISNASCTTNCLAPVAKVLHENFGIVKGYITTVHAYTNDQRLADVPHKDLRRSRAANENIIPTTTGAARAVGKVLPALKGKLDGIAMRVPVPDGSIVDLVAELEKPATVEQVNAAMKRAASTPPLAGVLEYSEEPIVSSDIIQNEHSAIFDAPSTRVLGGTLVKTITWYDNEWGYSCRVVDLIRKLADMR from the coding sequence ATGGCCAAGGTGCCCAAGGTCGCGATCAACGGGTTCGGCCGGATCGGACGCTCGGTCTTCCGGCTGCTCTCCTCCCGCGACGACGTCCAGGTCGTCGCGATCAACGACATCACGCCGCCCGAGCAGCTCGCCTACCTCACGCGGTTCGACACCGTCTTCGGGAAGTTCCCCGGGACGGTGACGATCGCGGACGGGAAGATGCACGCGGGCCGTCAGACGGTCACGATGATTCAGCAGAAGGACCCCGCGAAGCTCCCGTGGGGGGAGATGGGGATCGACATCGTCGTCGAGGCGACGGGGAAGTTCCGGTCGAAGGAGGAGTGCGCGCTCCACCTCCAGGCGGGGGCGGGGCGGGTGATCCTGACGGTCCCCGCCAAGGACGAGGTCGACGCGACGATCGTCTTCGGGGTCAACGACGACAGCCTGCGCCCCGAGCACCGGATCATCTCGAACGCCTCGTGCACGACGAACTGCCTCGCGCCGGTCGCGAAGGTCCTGCACGAGAACTTCGGGATCGTGAAGGGATACATCACGACGGTGCACGCGTACACCAACGACCAGCGCCTCGCCGACGTCCCCCACAAGGACCTGCGGCGTTCGCGTGCGGCGAACGAGAACATCATCCCGACGACCACGGGCGCCGCCCGCGCGGTCGGGAAGGTGCTGCCCGCCCTGAAGGGGAAGCTCGACGGCATCGCGATGCGCGTCCCCGTTCCCGACGGCTCGATCGTCGACCTCGTCGCCGAGCTCGAGAAGCCCGCGACCGTCGAGCAGGTCAACGCCGCGATGAAGCGGGCGGCCTCGACGCCGCCGCTCGCCGGGGTCCTGGAGTACAGCGAGGAGCCGATCGTCTCGTCGGACATCATCCAGAACGAGCACTCGGCGATCTTCGACGCCCCGTCGACGCGGGTCCTCGGCGGCACCCTGGTCAAGACCATCACCTGGTACGACAACGAGTGGGGATACAGCTGCCGGGTCGTCGACCTGATCCGGAAACTCGCGGACATGCGCTGA
- the gap gene encoding type I glyceraldehyde-3-phosphate dehydrogenase yields the protein MAIRIGLMGFGRIGRNVFRILYDRSDVEIAAIVDIADPKALEYLLKFDTVHGRFREPVWVTGDSMYCKGRQIRILQKKAPGDVEWGELGCDIVVEATGQYRTRETLQRHLDKGAKRVILTVPPRDEIDALVVMGVNDHILTPDSRIVSNASCTANALAPICKVLNDAFGIEKGFMTTVHAYTNDQRLADVPHTEMRRSRAAAENIIPTTTFSPQVVERILPELKGRLDGMALNVPVPDGSTVDLVTLMKRPVAVEEVNEVVKSAAATRYRSVIEYTDQPVVSSDVIGNTHSAVFDGLSTAVLGGNLLKTITWYDNGWGYASRVVELVLKLSAFETALPAGR from the coding sequence ATGGCGATTCGCATCGGACTGATGGGCTTCGGCCGCATCGGCCGCAACGTCTTCCGCATCCTCTACGACCGGTCGGACGTGGAGATCGCCGCGATCGTCGACATCGCGGATCCCAAGGCGCTCGAGTACCTCCTCAAGTTCGACACGGTCCACGGACGTTTCCGCGAGCCGGTCTGGGTCACCGGCGACAGCATGTACTGCAAGGGCCGCCAGATCCGGATCCTCCAGAAGAAGGCCCCGGGCGACGTGGAATGGGGGGAGCTCGGCTGCGACATCGTGGTCGAGGCCACCGGCCAGTACCGGACGCGGGAGACCCTCCAGCGGCACCTCGACAAGGGGGCGAAGCGGGTGATCCTCACCGTCCCGCCCCGCGACGAGATCGACGCGCTGGTCGTGATGGGAGTCAACGACCACATCCTCACCCCGGACTCGCGCATCGTGAGCAACGCGTCCTGCACCGCCAACGCGCTGGCGCCGATCTGCAAGGTCCTCAACGACGCCTTCGGCATCGAGAAGGGCTTCATGACGACGGTCCACGCCTACACGAACGACCAGCGCCTCGCCGACGTCCCGCACACCGAGATGCGCCGCTCGCGGGCGGCGGCGGAGAACATCATCCCCACGACCACGTTCTCGCCGCAGGTCGTCGAGCGGATCCTCCCCGAGCTGAAGGGGCGCCTCGACGGCATGGCGCTGAACGTGCCCGTCCCCGACGGGTCGACGGTGGACCTCGTCACGCTGATGAAGCGGCCCGTCGCCGTGGAGGAGGTCAACGAGGTCGTGAAGTCGGCCGCGGCGACCCGGTACCGGAGCGTCATCGAGTACACCGACCAGCCGGTCGTCTCGTCGGACGTGATCGGGAACACGCACTCGGCCGTCTTCGACGGCCTTTCGACCGCCGTCCTCGGCGGAAACCTCCTGAAGACGATCACCTGGTACGACAACGGATGGGGGTACGCCTCGCGCGTGGTCGAGCTGGTCCTCAAGCTGTCCGCGTTCGAGACCGCGCTTCCGGCGGGGAGGTGA
- a CDS encoding sigma-70 family RNA polymerase sigma factor has product MTGRDEDDKAASDLRDVEAVLAGNAGAYRGLVERYQGMVAGLAWRYGVRREDIEDVTSDVFIKAYENLGSYRPDHPFGTWLYRLAANHVIDQARRRKKERLRSDMPEQVADPRPGAESAVEVDERDSLVRGALGAVDGRYRDALFLVYVEGRRVDEAAAILGIPEGTMKTRLMRGREALRRVLQRRHPEHFGAPS; this is encoded by the coding sequence ATGACCGGACGCGACGAGGATGACAAGGCCGCCTCCGACCTCCGGGACGTGGAGGCGGTGCTCGCCGGGAACGCGGGAGCCTACCGCGGCCTCGTCGAGCGGTATCAGGGGATGGTCGCGGGACTCGCCTGGCGTTACGGCGTGAGGCGGGAGGACATCGAAGACGTGACGAGCGACGTGTTCATCAAGGCCTACGAGAACCTGGGATCGTACCGCCCGGACCACCCCTTCGGAACCTGGCTCTACCGTCTGGCGGCGAACCACGTGATCGACCAGGCGCGCCGGAGGAAGAAGGAACGGCTGCGGTCCGACATGCCCGAGCAGGTCGCGGACCCCCGGCCCGGCGCGGAGAGCGCCGTCGAGGTCGACGAGCGGGACTCGCTCGTCCGCGGCGCCCTCGGCGCGGTCGACGGCCGTTACCGCGACGCCCTCTTCCTGGTCTACGTCGAGGGCCGGCGTGTCGACGAGGCGGCGGCGATCCTCGGCATCCCGGAGGGGACGATGAAGACGCGGCTCATGCGCGGCCGCGAGGCGTTGCGGCGGGTCCTCCAGCGCCGCCATCCCGAGCACTTCGGAGCGCCGTCGTGA
- a CDS encoding PEP/pyruvate-binding domain-containing protein: protein MSAIPPDAPGVLVLRGRATSPGLACGPLRRNRADAAPKDIEGGILVAERAVPDDVGRILSASGTLTLSGAVLSHVSLLSREFGKPSVALSGGSRARLLAEGDGLLLLEDIVGGSGPAVLVEGDVVLLDGDDGVVRVPGGVDLDERARVRAVHAPLASYATLPDDPNLLQALVVACENPHGAAFSYLLEAALLHRRVPAGPPAKRLIAAFAADPTHAHALGERLAWIRAKVETRAAARCRSAEEAITAAEDLDELERVLRSVERAVERDAAVLEDVDAPTDLLEGGLDPVLKAAAARRDLLRGRIDTEVTEALALDDEALRPRLGGLFRLLRRARAARVSDARLTELHSRLARQLAAERARAGMHLVLPLRADGPRERGLIGGKAAGLLEAARALPPDCRIPPAFVVTASSYRLHLLGETGERLRQATLESADEATLSRRARAALLSGAIPEEVQEAVEQAYLELGEPRVAVRSSATIEDAPMASLAGLFDTYLGVLGLPNVLDRIRWAWASMWNARALAALGAAGMSPLRAAQAILVQQAVETRAAGVLFSRDPAGRADTMLVNATWGLGEGISQGEIAGDLFWVRRSTGDLVATEAGGGTKQIILDPAGLGTVEVPLPRERLGLPCLSTGDLSRLAALAQSLEAATGRAQDVEFGFGPDDELVVFQIRRIVPHRTA, encoded by the coding sequence ATGTCCGCCATCCCCCCGGACGCGCCGGGCGTCCTCGTCCTCCGCGGCCGCGCGACGTCCCCGGGACTCGCGTGCGGACCGCTTCGTCGCAATCGCGCCGACGCGGCGCCGAAGGACATCGAGGGGGGGATCCTCGTCGCCGAACGCGCCGTCCCGGACGACGTCGGCCGCATCCTCTCGGCTTCGGGAACGCTCACCCTCTCCGGCGCGGTCCTCTCGCATGTGAGCCTCCTGTCACGCGAGTTCGGCAAGCCTTCGGTCGCCCTGTCCGGCGGGAGCCGCGCGCGGCTGCTGGCCGAGGGGGACGGCCTCCTGCTCCTCGAGGACATCGTCGGAGGATCCGGCCCCGCGGTGCTCGTCGAGGGGGACGTGGTCCTGCTCGACGGCGACGACGGAGTGGTGCGCGTGCCGGGAGGGGTCGACCTCGACGAGCGGGCCCGCGTGCGCGCGGTCCACGCCCCGCTCGCGTCGTACGCGACGCTCCCGGACGACCCGAACCTCCTCCAGGCGCTGGTGGTCGCCTGCGAGAACCCTCACGGCGCGGCGTTTTCGTACCTGCTCGAGGCCGCGCTGCTGCACCGCCGCGTCCCCGCCGGCCCTCCGGCGAAACGCCTGATCGCCGCCTTCGCCGCCGATCCGACGCACGCACACGCCCTCGGCGAGCGTCTCGCGTGGATCCGCGCCAAGGTCGAGACGCGCGCGGCCGCCCGGTGCCGCTCCGCCGAGGAGGCGATCACGGCGGCGGAGGACCTCGACGAGCTCGAGAGGGTGCTTCGGAGCGTCGAACGAGCCGTCGAGCGCGACGCCGCGGTGCTCGAGGACGTCGACGCCCCGACCGACCTTCTCGAGGGCGGGCTCGACCCGGTCCTGAAGGCGGCGGCCGCACGACGCGATCTCCTGCGCGGGCGCATCGACACGGAAGTCACCGAGGCTCTGGCGCTCGACGACGAGGCGCTGCGCCCGAGACTGGGCGGACTGTTCCGCCTGCTCCGCCGGGCGCGCGCGGCGCGGGTCTCCGACGCGCGCCTCACGGAGCTGCATTCCCGGCTCGCCCGCCAACTCGCCGCCGAGCGGGCACGGGCGGGGATGCACCTCGTCCTCCCCCTCCGGGCCGACGGCCCGCGCGAGCGCGGCCTGATCGGGGGGAAGGCCGCGGGTCTCCTCGAGGCGGCCCGCGCGCTTCCACCCGACTGCCGCATTCCCCCCGCCTTCGTCGTCACCGCCTCCTCGTACCGCCTGCACCTGCTCGGCGAGACCGGCGAGCGCCTCCGACAGGCGACCCTCGAGAGCGCCGACGAGGCGACGCTGTCGCGACGGGCGCGGGCGGCCCTGCTCTCGGGCGCGATCCCCGAGGAGGTCCAGGAGGCGGTGGAGCAGGCCTACCTCGAGCTCGGCGAGCCGCGCGTTGCGGTCCGGTCGTCGGCCACGATCGAGGACGCGCCCATGGCGAGCCTCGCCGGGCTGTTCGACACCTACCTCGGCGTGCTGGGGCTCCCGAACGTCCTCGACCGGATCCGGTGGGCGTGGGCTTCGATGTGGAACGCACGGGCCCTCGCGGCGCTCGGAGCGGCCGGGATGTCGCCGCTCCGCGCGGCGCAGGCGATCCTCGTGCAGCAGGCCGTGGAGACGCGCGCCGCCGGAGTCCTGTTCTCCCGGGACCCGGCGGGGCGGGCGGACACGATGCTCGTGAACGCCACCTGGGGGCTGGGGGAAGGGATCTCCCAGGGCGAGATCGCGGGGGACCTGTTCTGGGTGCGCCGGAGCACCGGCGATCTCGTGGCGACCGAGGCCGGGGGCGGGACGAAGCAGATCATCCTCGACCCCGCGGGCCTCGGCACCGTCGAGGTCCCGCTGCCCCGGGAGCGCCTCGGACTCCCGTGCCTTTCGACCGGGGACCTGTCGCGACTGGCCGCGCTGGCCCAGTCCCTGGAGGCGGCGACCGGACGCGCCCAGGACGTGGAGTTCGGGTTCGGACCCGACGACGAGCTGGTGGTGTTCCAAATCCGCAGAATCGTGCCGCACCGCACCGCCTGA
- a CDS encoding VWA domain-containing protein — MRTLPVAAALLAAIPCLAATVRPETERGALRFVAPRDLSTVLGPATFALAVEPPEGTQVVRVEVSLDARLLVVLEAPPWTASWDAGEEGGNHRLAARAILSDGRELHASVRTSPLRIDQVVEVALVNVYAIAKDGKGDYVRDLRAEEMRLFENGRPQLIERFNAERKPLRVALVLDTSLSMRGDKMEEAKRAALEFLDVLQAGDEAMVVAFSDRVEILRDFTSDREALETAIRTAVPKGGTALYDAIWTASERLAPLDSRRVIVLLSDGKDEAASGLEPGSLHNFDEAIERALRSEAMIFAIGLGSTLARDAKRLESDPAASADQMDFYGRKPLAAILNEFSRSTGGRAIFSASAGRVRRAFEEVAEDLRHQYVLAYAPDDRRHDGSWREIRVQSTRAGVSFTNRSGYYAPKDRATR; from the coding sequence ATGCGAACGCTCCCCGTCGCCGCCGCGCTCCTCGCCGCGATCCCCTGCCTCGCCGCGACCGTCCGTCCCGAAACCGAACGCGGCGCGCTGCGGTTCGTCGCCCCGAGGGACCTGTCGACGGTGCTCGGGCCGGCGACCTTCGCGCTCGCCGTGGAGCCGCCGGAGGGAACGCAGGTGGTCCGCGTCGAGGTTTCCCTCGACGCCAGGCTCCTCGTCGTGCTCGAGGCGCCGCCGTGGACGGCGAGCTGGGACGCCGGCGAGGAGGGCGGGAACCACCGGCTGGCCGCGCGGGCGATCCTCTCCGACGGCCGCGAGCTCCACGCCTCCGTCCGCACGAGCCCGCTTCGCATCGACCAGGTCGTGGAGGTCGCGCTCGTCAACGTCTACGCGATCGCCAAGGACGGCAAGGGCGACTACGTCCGCGATCTGCGCGCGGAGGAGATGCGCCTTTTCGAGAACGGGCGGCCGCAGCTGATCGAGCGGTTCAACGCCGAGCGCAAGCCGTTGCGCGTCGCGCTCGTCCTCGACACGTCGCTGAGCATGCGCGGCGACAAGATGGAGGAGGCCAAACGCGCGGCGCTCGAGTTCCTGGACGTCCTGCAGGCGGGGGACGAGGCGATGGTCGTCGCGTTCTCGGACCGCGTCGAGATCCTCCGGGACTTCACCTCCGACCGGGAGGCGCTCGAGACGGCGATCCGCACGGCCGTCCCGAAGGGCGGGACCGCGCTGTACGACGCGATCTGGACCGCTTCGGAACGCCTGGCGCCGCTGGACTCCCGGCGCGTGATCGTGCTCCTGTCGGACGGGAAGGACGAAGCGGCGTCGGGGCTGGAGCCCGGAAGCCTCCACAACTTCGACGAGGCGATCGAACGCGCGCTTCGGAGCGAGGCGATGATCTTCGCGATCGGCCTGGGCAGCACCCTCGCCCGCGACGCCAAGCGCCTGGAGTCGGACCCGGCGGCCTCCGCCGACCAGATGGACTTCTACGGCCGCAAGCCGCTCGCCGCGATCCTCAACGAGTTCTCGCGATCGACCGGCGGCCGCGCGATCTTCTCCGCGAGCGCCGGCCGCGTCCGGCGGGCCTTCGAGGAGGTGGCCGAGGACCTCCGCCACCAGTACGTGCTCGCCTACGCCCCCGACGACCGCCGCCACGACGGATCGTGGCGCGAGATCCGCGTCCAGAGCACCCGCGCCGGCGTGTCGTTCACGAACCGATCGGGGTACTACGCTCCGAAGGATCGGGCGACGCGCTGA
- a CDS encoding lipid-A-disaccharide synthase N-terminal domain-containing protein, whose protein sequence is MILDRIPHDWLALGFLGQAMFSGRFLVQWIASERKRRSVVPTAFWWLSLAGGGALLAYAIHRGDPVFIVGQAAGLVVYVRNLVLIRRGRPVVSASPDPSERSTPIGS, encoded by the coding sequence ATGATCCTTGACCGCATTCCGCACGACTGGCTGGCCCTGGGGTTCCTCGGCCAGGCGATGTTCTCGGGTCGTTTCCTCGTGCAGTGGATCGCGTCCGAGCGCAAGCGCCGGAGCGTGGTTCCCACCGCGTTCTGGTGGCTTTCGCTCGCGGGCGGAGGAGCCCTCCTCGCCTACGCGATCCACCGCGGCGACCCCGTCTTCATCGTCGGGCAGGCGGCGGGGCTCGTCGTCTACGTCCGCAACCTGGTCCTGATCCGTCGGGGGCGGCCCGTGGTCAGCGCGTCGCCCGATCCTTCGGAGCGTAGTACCCCGATCGGTTCGTGA
- a CDS encoding glycosyltransferase family 2 protein, whose translation MSAPDVSVVIPVYDERENLGPLVEEIVGVLRPLGRPFEIVLVNDGSRDGSAERIVELVREVPELRGLHFRRNAGQTAAFDAGFKHARGEVVVTMDADLQNDPKDIPVLLAALPGHAAAIGYRASRRDTWLRRVSSRIANAVRNRLSGDDVIDTGCSLKAFRREALAPIKLYTGMHRFLPTLVKMEGGRVVQVPVNHRPRLKGASKYGVWNRVFRATADLFAVRWMQRRRLAWEIERHDP comes from the coding sequence GTGAGCGCGCCCGACGTGTCGGTCGTCATCCCCGTCTACGACGAGCGCGAGAACCTCGGGCCCCTCGTGGAGGAGATCGTCGGGGTGTTGCGTCCGCTCGGGCGCCCCTTCGAGATCGTCCTCGTCAACGACGGGAGCCGGGACGGCTCGGCGGAGCGCATCGTGGAGCTCGTCCGGGAGGTCCCCGAGCTCCGCGGCCTGCACTTCCGGCGCAACGCGGGGCAGACGGCCGCCTTCGACGCCGGCTTCAAGCACGCCCGCGGCGAAGTCGTCGTCACCATGGACGCCGACCTGCAGAACGACCCCAAGGACATCCCGGTCCTCCTCGCCGCCCTGCCGGGGCACGCGGCGGCGATCGGGTACCGCGCGAGCCGCAGGGACACGTGGCTGCGCCGCGTCTCGTCGCGGATCGCCAACGCCGTGCGCAACCGGCTCTCCGGCGACGACGTCATCGACACCGGCTGCTCGCTCAAGGCGTTCCGCCGCGAGGCCCTGGCCCCGATCAAGCTCTACACCGGCATGCACCGCTTCCTCCCCACGCTCGTGAAGATGGAGGGCGGGCGCGTCGTGCAGGTCCCCGTGAATCACCGGCCGCGACTGAAGGGGGCGAGCAAGTACGGCGTCTGGAACCGCGTGTTCCGGGCGACGGCCGACCTCTTCGCGGTGCGGTGGATGCAACGCCGGCGCCTGGCGTGGGAGATCGAGCGTCATGATCCTTGA
- a CDS encoding isoprenylcysteine carboxylmethyltransferase family protein, with protein sequence MADADRLGRAEDKTLSEESYNKPLGIARLIALWILIGVLVVLAKPTPLGVTVGFVIAAAGEAVRFWAAGHLLKTKELITSGPYRYTRNPLYFGRFLIFTGLCIMAQMPYGANWAVLVLGYAVFFGYYMPRKERVEPARLKAEHGAAFERYFAAVPALFPTLRPYDQPSAGGWSSDRMLRNREHWMVIGILVISAVLLVKAYRVPAPAPGDPVPVETSSTLSAR encoded by the coding sequence GTGGCCGACGCTGATAGACTCGGCCGCGCGGAGGACAAGACGTTGTCGGAAGAGAGCTACAACAAACCGCTCGGCATCGCGCGCCTGATCGCCCTCTGGATCCTGATCGGGGTCCTGGTCGTCCTGGCGAAGCCCACGCCGCTCGGCGTCACCGTCGGCTTCGTGATCGCGGCCGCCGGCGAGGCGGTGCGTTTCTGGGCCGCGGGGCACCTCCTGAAGACGAAGGAGCTGATCACCTCCGGCCCGTACCGGTACACGCGCAACCCGCTCTACTTCGGCCGGTTCCTGATCTTCACGGGCCTTTGCATCATGGCCCAGATGCCGTACGGCGCGAACTGGGCGGTCCTGGTCCTCGGTTACGCCGTCTTCTTCGGTTACTACATGCCCCGGAAGGAACGGGTCGAGCCGGCGCGCCTGAAGGCCGAGCACGGCGCCGCGTTCGAGCGTTACTTCGCGGCGGTCCCCGCCCTGTTTCCGACCCTGCGCCCCTACGATCAGCCCTCCGCGGGGGGATGGTCGTCGGACCGGATGCTCCGCAACCGCGAGCACTGGATGGTGATCGGGATCCTCGTGATCTCCGCCGTGCTTCTCGTGAAGGCGTACCGCGTGCCCGCACCCGCCCCCGGCGACCCGGTGCCCGTCGAGACCTCGTCGACCCTCAGCGCCCGTTGA